The genomic DNA CGCGGCGACGCAGCGATCGACGATGCCAGGTCCGAGCCGCCATGTTCTAATCGGGCTGTTTTTCGACGTGAACGAAGCGGAAGAAGCCCAGAGTCAGCCGTTCATCGCTTCCGGCGCGGGTTGTTGTAGAGAACAGTAGGTAGTTGTGGTAATCGATCACCGAATCGCTGAAAGATTCGGCGAACGCGGTTCCGATCCGGACCAGCGGACTGTCATTGCCTCCTTCAGCATACGGAGCCAGTGTTTCGGCGGCCAGCTTGCGGGCGTGATCTTCCTTGGTTGGATTCGTGAGACCAAGCGCGACGACGAGACCGCCGACGATGATTCCAGTTTGAAACTTCATGCGATGTTGGTGACTTCAGAGGAAGGGAGGTGAATGCGAAGAGGTGCAATAGGAATTCGGAGAACGATCAGCTGTTTTCGACAAGCGAACGACGCAGTTCGGCGGCCAGGAAAAAGGACCCGCAGATCACGACAACCCCTGCGTTACCGGCGCGATGCCGTGCGACCTGCAACGCGTCGTGGGAGTTTTCGACAACTTCCCAGCTTTGGCCAGCGACCTGCGACGCGATCGTGGCCAATTCTTGCGGCGGATACCAGCGTGGGTTGGTCCGATAGCGGGTTAGTACGATCTGTTTCACATGACGCGATAAGATCGACAGCATCTCGTGAACGTCTTTGTCGTGACTGGTGCCAAATACGGCGACGACATTTTGCGGCTCAAACCGTTCGCCCAGCACATCGCCGAGGGCTTCGATGGAATCACGATTGTGGGCGGTATCCAAAATCACGGTCGGCTGACCGGGAAAGAACTCAATCCGTCCGGCCACGCTAACGCTGCCTAAGGCGCGTTGGCACGCCGGCGCAGGAAACTGTAGCGGTCGTGCGGCGGTTTGGTTCCAACAGTCGGCGATTGCCAGGGCGACCCCGGCATTGCGCACCTGATGGATCCCGGCCAATGCCAGCGGCCACGCGGTGCGTTGGGTCAGCGGCAACGCTGCGGTTTCGCTGGGCAGAAAATCAAAACGAGCCAACGAGTCGGCCGATTTGGGATCGCGTTGCACGCTGAAATCGCGATCGATCTCGACCAGCGGCGATTGCCGCGCTTCCGCAATCTGCCGAATCACGGCGGCCGCCTCGGGATTTCGGACTCCGCTGACGACGGGAATTCCCGGTTTGATGATTCCGGCTTTTTCGGCCGCGATCTGTTGGACGGTATCGCCCAGCAGATGTTGGTGATCCAGGCCGATACTGGTGATCGCGGTGACCGCTGGGGAACAGACGTTGGTACTGTCCAGACGACCGCCCAGGCCAACTTCTAAGACTGCGACTTCACAGCCCACGCGGCGGAAATGCTCGATTGCGATCGCCGTGGTCAGCTCAAAAAACGTTGCCTCCCCTTCCCCTTGGCGAAGGATCGTATCGGCGGCGGTGCGTACGCAATCGATCAACGCAATCATCTGCGACTGGGTGGCAGGTTCTCCATCCACGCGAAACCGCTCTTCCAACGCTTCCAGATGAGGCGAAGTGTACAGGCCACAGCGAAGCCCCGATTGGGTGGCCATCGCGGCAACCATCGACGCAGTGCTCCCTTTTCCCTTGGTTCCAGCGATATGGACGATCTTCAGGTTCGACTGCGGATTGCCCATCGCACTGAGCAGCGCGTGCATACGAACCAGCTTCATCGGATGCTGGGGCGAGGGCTTGCTGAGCCGTTCGTAATTGATCCGCCCATACAGATAGTCCAGCGACTGGCTGTACGACCAACCGTCGCGGCTGAGTGCTTGTTGGTCGTCGGGCATGTTTGTATCGTGCTGCGTCACTTGCGAAGGTTCCTGATTCCCGGAAGTTCGTTAATGATGAATGAACCGCCAGTCCGGTTTTCACGTACTGAACCCGTTCTCGGCGCGTAAATGCGGCCGGCGAACGCCCATTTTAGCTTTGTTTTACTTGATTTTCCCATACAGAATCTGAAAGACTCACGTGGATATCGACTCGACAGCCGTCGCCGATGGCACTGAGGATTCGAATGCAAAATCGGATTCCTCCAGCGTTGTTATTGAAACACGAAGCCTCAGCAAAGTCTATCGTGACTTCTGGGGACGCAAAAAGGTCCAGGCCCTCAAGCCCTTGGATATTGAGGTCAAGCAAGGCGAGATCTTTGGCCTGCTGGGGCCCAACGGTAGCGGCAAGTCGACGACGATCAAGCTGATCCTGGGGCTGTTGTTCCCGACCAGCGGACGCGTGCTGGTCTTTGATCAGGATGCCACCGAAACCAAAAAGAACGAACGGATCGGATATCTTCCCGAAGAGTCCTATCTTTACAAGTTCCTGAACGCGGAAGAGACACTCGATTTTTATGGTCGACTGTTCGATCTGTCGGCTGCCGAACGAGCCGCTCGCGTCGACGAACTGATCAAAATGGTCGGCTTGGACAAAGCCCGTCACCGTCAACTGCGCGAGTACTCCAAGGGTATGACCCGCCGCGTCGGTCTGGCTCAAGCGTTGGTCAACGATCCCGACCTGATCATGTTGGACGAACCGACAACCGGCCTGGATCCGATCGGTACACGTGAGATGAAGGATCTGATCCTGCGTCTTCGCGACGAAGGGAAGACCGTTTTATTGTGCAGCCATCAATTGGCCGATGTGCAAGATGTTTGCGATCGCGTCGCAATCCTTCATCAAGGGGAATTGAAAGAACTTGGACGCGTTGACGAACTGCTGAAGGTCAAGGATGTCACCGAAATCCACGCGCGCGGCCTGTCCGATGCAGCGAAGAAGGAGATCCAAGAGGTCATCCAACGCAACGGTGGCACGACCGACTACATCGACAATCCCACCGCCACGATGGAAGAGCTGTTCTTGCAAATCGTTCGCGAAAGCGACGAGCGTCCTGGAATGCGACGCGTCTCGGAGCGTGAGTTGCAGGAAGGAGACAAGTAATGACGCTGCAGCCGGAAGACTTCTGGTCATTTACCGAGTGGTTGTTGCGGCCGGGGGCTTTCTTGGAAAGCGCGTTGCTGCAAGGAATTGCCCTGATCGTAATGGCGATCGTCGCCGGCCTGGTGATCGGTTACCTGATCGCCGCGGCCCGCTACGGACCCAGCGAAGGATTTTACAGTGTCGCTCGGATCGTCCGCGATTTCGTTCGCGAAGACGCACCGGGCACCTCGCCCCGCCGAATCTACGCGCTCGCGCGGCTTGCTTTCAAGGAAGCGATCCGACGCAAGGTGTTGTTTGTCGTCGGTTTGTTTGTCGTGCTGCTGATGTTCGCCGGTTGGTACCTGGATCCCAAAAGCGACGATCCGGCTCGGCTCTACATCAGCTTCGTGTTGACATCGACGAACTACCTGTTGTTGATGCTGGCCTTGTTCATCAGCACCGCCAGCTTGCCCAACGACATCAAGAACAAAACGATCTACACCATCGTGACCAAGCCGGTACGAATGACCGAGGTGATTCTCGGACGCGTGTTTGGTTTTGTCGGCGTGGGAACGTTGATGATCGTGCCGATGGCGATCGCCAGTTATTTCTTTGTGACCGGCGACCTCGATCACGTTCACGAAATTGAAACGACGGCCGTGCTGTCGGATGATACGGTCGTAGGTCAAACGACCGACGAACGTGGCCATCGCCACTCGTTCACCCTCGATTCCGACGGTTTGGGGGCGACCGACACGCAACGCGGCCATCAACACGCGGTGATCCGTGATGGCGATACGATTCGCGTTGGCAGCGCCCAAGGAATGCTGCGTGCCCGTGTTCCTGTGTATGGAGAGATGGAGTTTTTCGATCGTTCGGGACGGCATGCCGACAAGGGCATCAACGTGGGCTACGAAGATCGCAAAGGTGGTTTTGGATCGGCGGGCCTATCGCGTTTGGTGAACACCGGCGGAACGCAAGCTCGTCGGATTGAGCACGGTTACGTCGAAGGCGCCTCGTTGAGTCGAGCCGAATACACGTTTAGCGACGTGACAGAAGACAAATATCCCGAAGGGATTCCGATCGAGTTCACGCTCCGTGCGTTCCGTTCGCTTAAAGGAGACATCATCACCGGCGTGCAAGGGACGTTGACGGTTCAGCACCCGACCAAGCCGATCGAAAGCAATCCGTTCCGATTTGAAGTCAAAGAATTCCAGGTTGATGATCAATTCATCCCGTTGGAAATGGAAGGGACGAATATTACCGAGACGGGAACGCTGAGCCTGTACAAGGATCTGGTCGATGAAAACGGCCAGGTCAAAATCGTTGTGCGTTGTATCGATCCAGGTCAATACCTTGGGATGACGCAAAGCGATCTGTACCTCAAGCCCGCCGAAAATTCGTTCGCTTGGAACCTGACCAAAGGCTTTATCAGCATCTGGTTGCAGATGGTTTTGATCATCAGCTTTGGCGTGATGTTCAGTACCTTCTTGAACGGATCGGTTGCGATGCTGGCCACCTTCATCTGTGTGGTGCTCGGGTTTTCCGCCGAGAGCATTTACGAAGCTCGTTTCTACCAGGTGGTCGGACGCAGCATGGGTGGCGGTCCCGTTGAATCGGTCGTGCGGCTGTTACGACAAGATGCCTTTACAACGGAATTGGATGTCGAATCGGCTCCCAAGATGATCATTCAAGGTGTCGACAGCGTGATCATGTACTGTTTGGACCTGATCGCTACGGCACTCCCGAACTTGCCAAAAATGATGCAGACAGCGGAGTTTGTGGCAAGTGGATTTGATGTGCTTGGCGGATTATTAGCCAGGCATGTCGCGACGACGTTGTGTTATCTCATTATGACATGCATTATTGCATACTTCTTCCTTAAAACACGGGAGATCGCAGCGTGAACCGCAATGCTGCTTGGCGTCGGAAAATGATCTATCTGGGCATCATCGTTGTGATGTTGCTGCCCCTGTACCTGTTGGGTCAACCTGCCACCGGCAGCACGACCGGTGGGGCGGGAGGCAGTTTGGCCCGCTTGCAAGACGAACTGAATCTTTCAGTTGCCGACTTGGGCGAGATCGATCCGGCTAGCGAATCGATGAAACTGGCAACACTCGGTATGCGTGGTGTTGCCGCAACCGTGTTATGGCAGAAGTCGCACGATTACCAACGCTACCAGGAATGGGATCGTTTAAGTGCAACCTTGAACCAAATCGCGTTGCTGCAACCGCACTTTGAAAAAGTGTGGGAGTACCAAGCGCACAACCTTTCGTACAACGTTTCGGTCGAATTCGACGATTACCGACAACGTTACAAGTGGGTCAAACAGGGAACCGATTTCTTGACGCGTGGTGTCAAGCTGAATCGTCGTGAGCCGCGTTTGGTTTGGTTTACCGGTTGGTTCTATGGTCAGAAGATCGGAATGTCCGATGAGAAGACTCAGTTCCGCGAGCTATTCCGAAATGACGAGGCCTTCCATGAGAAGATCTTGAATGACGGGATTGGGATCAATGGCCCCGATGCCCGCGGTCCCGATGGCAAGCCGGACAACTGGCTTGTCGGACGACTGTGGTTGTATCGCGGCTACGACTTGGTCGACAGCGGCGTTCCGTTGATCAACAAGAGTCCGTTGACCTTCTACGACATTGGTCCGAAGTGGCGGATTCGTTTCGCCGATGCGATCGAAGACGAAGGCACGTTGGATGAATCGGCCAAGTTCGCCTGGCAAGCGGCGAAGAAGGATTGGGATTCGTTTGGCCAACGCGATATTGAAACAACCGAAGGCTTTACCATTAAGCTCGGATCGGTGGAGACGTCGCGGCTGCGTGTTGCGGATATCGAACGTCAATTCGACGAACTGACGGGGAATCGCCGCGAAGAAATTCGCAAGCAGCGATTCGGTGAATTGAGCCAAGAGGTCCAGGACGCCTTCAATACTCCCGACGAGGAAAAGACCCCCGAGCAATACAGGATGGTCTTTGAAAACACCGCCAAATTGGCGGCGTCGATGAAAGAGGTGGCTTTGGAGTTGGAGAAGAGCAAGCAGCTGACCGGCCTGCGTTTGGCGGAAGAATACGCGACCGCCGACCGTTATGCGAAGAAGGTCGAAGCCTATCGTCGCCAGACCAACTATCCCTACTGGGAAGGCCGTTGCATCGCCGAACAAGACGACCGCACAATCGACGCCCGTCGGTTTGTTATGGAAGCAAACGAATTGCTGGACGAAGCCGAACTGGATCAAGCGATTGAGAAGTTCGATCTCGCCTGGGCCGCTTGGGCGAGCGTGTACGAAGATCATCCGCTGTTGGTGAGCGATGAAAGTGCGATGGATTTGATGACTTCGATTCGTCGCTACGCTCGGATGCTGGACGAAGAGGATTTGCCGGACGACTTCCCGTTGACCGTTTTTGTTGAATTGCAGAACGAGGACAACGAAGACGCTGACGAGTATTCCCGTCGCTACGCTGCTTGGAAGGAGAAGCGAGCTGCCGACAAAGCCGACAAGCCCAGCGAAGAAAAGCCTGCGGATCCAGCGAAGGAAGAACCTGCAGACAAGCCTGTGAAGTCTGATACCGGCAAGGCTGACGACGCGGACATGAAAGATGACGCTTCCGAGGACAAAAAGCCTGCAGACAAAAAGCCTGCAGACGAGAAGCCTGCAGACGAGAAGCCTGCAGACGAGAAGCCTGCAGACGAGAAGCCTGCAGACGAGAAGCCTGCAGACGAGAAGCCTGCAGACGAGAAGCCTGCAGACGAGAAGCCTGCAGACGAGAAGCCTGCAGATGAAAAGCCTGCGGACGAATAGCTTACCATCGGGTGGCGTGGCCAAGAGTTCGACGGGTTGATTGCCAACCACCGACTTCTTAAATCGCTACCGTACGGAAGACGTCAGCCCCACTGCGTTCCCCTGAGAATGCAGTGGGGTTTTTGCTTTGTGAAGCGTGGTACTGCACGAGGCAAGTATCCTATCGTACCGTTAGACAGAGCCGCGGATGCCAACGTTCCATTCGCTTCCAAGGCGAAACGCCACTGCCGCTATGCACGGTCCGCGGGTGAGTGGGAACGCAATCCGAGTTCCCTTCCGCAGAAACGGTGTCGCGTAATTCACGATTGTTGGCCACGCGCATCGGGCCGACATCGTTTGAACCTTCCAACCAGCGACGTTCGTTCTTCGCTCATGTGGGCTCGGCGACCGACGAGGTCGCGTCGCCCACAGTTTGAATGTGATGCCCGCGGCAACGCTGGAATTTCAATAGTCCTTGCCAAGGTAGCTTGCTTCGACGGAGGTGAGCCAGGATTCGAGTGCTTGTTGCATCTCTACAACCCGTGGATTCTTGGACTGCTTGGCATACAGATCGTCTTCCTCTTTCGGGTCGGTGGCGAGGTCGTACAGTTCCAATTTTGCCTTGCCATCGGTTTCGATGCGGTGCAGTTTCCAATCGCCATCGATCCAGGCGGAGTGGCCTTCGGCGTGAACGATCGGCTCGGTAGGTAGCGTCGCGACGTTGGCACTTGCGGGATCGGGAGGCAAGTCGCCGCCAGCCTGTTGAGCCGCAAACAGTTCGCCCATCCAGGCTGCCGACGGGGTGATGATGCCCTTGATCGCGTAGTTCCAGAATCCCATCGGCTTCACTCGCTCGGTAACCTTCTCTTCGATCAACGGCAGCAGGCTGATGCCGTCGACGACCGGTTGCCCCTCCATCTTCACGCCCGCCACATCTAACAGCGTCGGATAGATGTCGGTGGTGTTGCAACGAACCGATGTCGTTCGTGGACGCGGGATCTTCGTTGGCCATTCGAGAATCGCGGGGACCAACAATCCGCCGTCGTAGACCTTTCCTTTGAGTCCCCGATGTCCGCCGGACGATCCCACCCGGGGAAGCGCTCCGTTGTCGCTGCAGTACCAAAGGATGGTGTTCTCGCGCAGCCCACGCTCTCCCAACCCATCACGCAACTTGCCAAACGCGCGGTCCATTCCAGTGACTTCGCCCAGGAACTCTCGCATCCGTTTGCTCTGGTCTTTGTAGAGTGCACTGTCTTCCGGGGCGGCTTGGTGAGGTACGTGAGGTGATCCGAACCAAACGACAGCCAAAAACGGCTCCGGCTTCTCTCGCACGTCGTCGATCCATTGCATCGCGGCATCGACAGCGATCGCGGAGCTTTCGCCGACCGTCTTCACCGCCTTGCCGCGATGGGACATGATCGCATCGTTGTCGTAGAAGTTTGGTGCGCTGAACCATTCGTCGAATCCGTGGGCTGTCGGATTTGCAGGACTGCCACTGCGGACCGATCCAAGATGCCACTTTCCAAAATGCCCTGTCGTGTAACCCGCCTTTTTCAACGCTTCAGCGATCGTGATCTCTTGCGGCCGTAGAGGAAATCCCCATTGGAAAACACCGCTGCGGTTGGGATGCCGCCCGGTCAAGACGCTAGCTCGAGTAGGCGAGCAGACGGGAGCGGCCGCATAAAATCGATCGAATCGCAATCCAGTCGCCGCCGCGTCATCGAAGTTCGGCGTCTTAACGATCGGGTGTCCGTTGTAAGCCATGTCGCCCCAACCTTGATCGTCGGCCATCACGAGGATGATATTCGGCTTGGTGGAGCCGGAATCATCGGCTCCGGCAGCGGCCAGCCATGGTGTGAAGAACAAGCTCAGTAGCATCCATCGAATCGGTCGTCTTTGCATTAGGTAAGCCTTTGTAGATTGCAAACGAGGTGGGAAGGGAAGTCGATATCTTAATCGATCGAAAGACCGTCGTCGGGCTCCCGCGACAGGTTGCGATGCCAACCTTCGTCGACCAGCGGCGAACCTTGTTCGGAAAAAAGCTGCAAAAAGCGACGAAACTCCGCCACTTCGGTCGGGTTCAAACTGACGGACAACGCGGTGAATCCTCAGTCTGGAGAGATGGACGTGCACAACGGAAAGACACAAATCGGCCTGATCGTGATGGCGATCGCATTTTGGGGCTCGGCTGACGCCGCCGAGGTGACGCCGGATCAGGCCGATTTCTTTGAGACGAAGATTCGTCCGGTATTGGTCAAACAGTGCTACGGATGCCACTCCAACGAATCGGGGAACGCTCGCGGTGGCTTGCGACTGGATACCCGTGAACTCACCCACATCGGCGGCAGCAGTGGACCGGCGATCGTGCCGGGAGATCTCGATGGCAGTCTGCTGTTCAACGCCCTCACGCATCAAGATTTCGTGATGCCGCCGCGCAGCGAGATGCTGCCCGAATCGGTCATCGAAGATTTCCGCAAGTGGATCGAAATGGGAGCGCCCGATCCGCGAACCGGCGCGGTGACGGAGATCCGATCGTCGATCGATGCGGAACAGATCCAACAGGCGAAGGCGGAGTTCTGGGCTTATCAAAAGCCAGCCCGACGCCCCGCCCCGAACACCGACGGCGACTGGTCGCTGACCGATATCGACCGCTGGATTGAGGCGGAACTCACCGAGAACGAACTCGCCCCCGCATCGGACGCGTCGGCATACACCGTCGCGCGGCGGCTCTATTTCGATCTGATCGGACTCCCTCCCACCGCGGAACAAATCGCTGATTTCCAAAAAGCATGGGACCGCGATCCCACCGCGGCAATCGCCGCCGCAACCGATCAATTGCTACAGTCGCCGCAGTTTGGTGAGCGATGGGGGCGGCATTGGTTGGACGTCGCGAGGTACGCCGAATCGAGCGGCCGCGGCGTGAACATGACCTATCCCCAAGCCTGGCGTTATCGCGACTACGTCATCGATTCGTTCAACAACGACAAACCGTACGACCGCTTCGTCCAAGAACAGCTTGCCGGCGACCTGCTGCCCGTCTCCAGCGACCAGCAATGGGCCGAGAATCTGATCGCAACAAGCTTCTTGGCAATGGGCCCCAAAAATGTCAACCAACGCAACGGCACTCAGTTCGCCGCCGACCTGGTCGATGAGCAAATCGACGTCACCACCCGCGTCTTGATCGGCACATCGATCGCGTGTGCCCGTTGTCACGACCACAAATTCGATCCGATACCGCAGACCGACTACTACGCTCTGGTTGGCATCTTCGGCAACATGTCGACCTATTTTGGAGCTCCTGCGTCATCGATCGGGATCGCTCGCGGATTGCAAACGCAACAGACGAGCAACCTGTTGCGGCTGCCGATCGACGATCCCAACCCGTTTGAAAAGGACCTCTCGGCGACGGAACTCGAGACCATGCGAGAGCGACTCGCGTCGTTATCGACCGAATTACGGGAAACGCGAATGAACCAACGTCGCCCCGGCGCGACACAGGTTCCGATCTCCCGTATCGTGCGGATGACTGGAGAGATTGAATACCTGTCGGCCAAACTGGGAGGCTACGATCCCCAGGGACAACCGATCAGTTTTTGCATGGGCGTTCAAGCCAAAGAGCAGCCGAAAGAGGTCCGTTTGCTGGTCCGTGGCGAAATCGATCAGCCCGCACAGGTTGTGGCCCCAGGCTTTCCGCAAGTGCTCAGCGACGCACCGGCATCGATCGCCGAGGGCTCGACGGGGCGGTTGGAGTTCGCTCGCTGGATCACCGATCGTGACCATCCGTTGACGGCGCGCGTGATGGCGAACCGGATCTGGCAACATCTGTTGGGACAAGGAATCGTCGGGTCTCCCGAAAACTTTGGATCGACCGGTTCGCCGCCAACGCATCCGGAACTATTGGATCATTTGGCGTTAGAGTTTGTCGAAGCGGGATGGTCGGTCAAATCGCTGATCCGCCAGATCGTGACGTCGCGTGTCTATCGAATCGATTCGTCGTTCGACCGAACAAGCTTCGAAAAAGATCCCGAAAACAAACTGTTGTGGCGAGCGAACATGCGACGTTTGGATGCCGAAGCGATTCGCGATGCGATGCTGTTTGTCAGTGGCAAGATCGACCTCCAGCGCCCGCCTGCATCGCTGGTCGCCGAATCGGGATACATGCGCGTTCGCGATGGGAATCTCGTCAACCTCTTCGACTTGGCAGCCAATCCGTCACGAGGCGGCATGGGATCGGGGATGGCGATGGGTATGGCGGACGGATCGATGCGCGATCGCTTCCGCAGCCAACGACGCGGCAGGTTTGGTGGCAATCGCGAGAGAGGCGGGATGGCGCAAGCAACACTTCCGACGCCGGGGACCGATCGATTGGACATGGCGTCGGCCGAATATCGCAGCGTCTACCTGCCGGTCGTTCGCGACGAGGTGCCTCGCGCTTTGGCCGTCTTCGATTTTGCCGAACCATCGATGGTTGTCGGTCAACGCGAAACGTCCAGCACGCCCAACCAAGCGTTGTTCCTGATGAACAATCCGTTTGTGACCGCTCAAGCCGACGCGTTGGCCCGTCGCGTGGTCGAAGAAGCGTCCACGCCAGCGGCTCGTTTGTACCGGGCCTTTGAACTCTGCTTCGGCCGCTCGCCCAACGCGACCGAAGTCTCCGCAGTCCGTCAGTTCCTGGAGGACTTTGAAGATGTCCAAACGTTACGCGGCCGCGGGCTGGCGATGACCGCACTGTGCCAATCGTTGTTGGCGTCGGCAGATTTCCGTTACATCGATTGATCGATCGTATGACCCGTCCCCCGCTTCACTCGTTTCCGCTGAAAACCGTTCCCTCGTACTGAAGAGAATTCGACCGATGAGTTATTCCTTGACGCGACGCGAGCTGCTGCAGAGTGCCTCTTCGGGCTTCGGTTACCTCGCATTTGCTGGACTCAGTAGCGCCGCGGCGGCTGCCGACGCGGGCGTTTCCGCCGCGAACAATCCTTTGCTGCCGAAGCCTTCCCATTTTCCGGCGACCGCGAAACGTGTGATCTTCCTGTGCATGACCGGTGCGCCGTCGCATGTCGACACGTTCGACTACAAGCCTCAATTGGCCAAGGATCACGGCAAACAAGGACGCTACGGCGGCCAGTTGCTTAAGAGTCAGTGGGAGTTCCGTCAGCGCGGCGAGAGCGGACTGTGGATCTCCGATCTGTTTCCCGAAGTCGCCCGGCACGCCGACGACCTGTGCCTGATCCGATCGAT from Rosistilla carotiformis includes the following:
- a CDS encoding bifunctional folylpolyglutamate synthase/dihydrofolate synthase, whose protein sequence is MTQHDTNMPDDQQALSRDGWSYSQSLDYLYGRINYERLSKPSPQHPMKLVRMHALLSAMGNPQSNLKIVHIAGTKGKGSTASMVAAMATQSGLRCGLYTSPHLEALEERFRVDGEPATQSQMIALIDCVRTAADTILRQGEGEATFFELTTAIAIEHFRRVGCEVAVLEVGLGGRLDSTNVCSPAVTAITSIGLDHQHLLGDTVQQIAAEKAGIIKPGIPVVSGVRNPEAAAVIRQIAEARQSPLVEIDRDFSVQRDPKSADSLARFDFLPSETAALPLTQRTAWPLALAGIHQVRNAGVALAIADCWNQTAARPLQFPAPACQRALGSVSVAGRIEFFPGQPTVILDTAHNRDSIEALGDVLGERFEPQNVVAVFGTSHDKDVHEMLSILSRHVKQIVLTRYRTNPRWYPPQELATIASQVAGQSWEVVENSHDALQVARHRAGNAGVVVICGSFFLAAELRRSLVENS
- a CDS encoding ABC transporter ATP-binding protein, with product MDIDSTAVADGTEDSNAKSDSSSVVIETRSLSKVYRDFWGRKKVQALKPLDIEVKQGEIFGLLGPNGSGKSTTIKLILGLLFPTSGRVLVFDQDATETKKNERIGYLPEESYLYKFLNAEETLDFYGRLFDLSAAERAARVDELIKMVGLDKARHRQLREYSKGMTRRVGLAQALVNDPDLIMLDEPTTGLDPIGTREMKDLILRLRDEGKTVLLCSHQLADVQDVCDRVAILHQGELKELGRVDELLKVKDVTEIHARGLSDAAKKEIQEVIQRNGGTTDYIDNPTATMEELFLQIVRESDERPGMRRVSERELQEGDK
- a CDS encoding ABC transporter permease — its product is MTLQPEDFWSFTEWLLRPGAFLESALLQGIALIVMAIVAGLVIGYLIAAARYGPSEGFYSVARIVRDFVREDAPGTSPRRIYALARLAFKEAIRRKVLFVVGLFVVLLMFAGWYLDPKSDDPARLYISFVLTSTNYLLLMLALFISTASLPNDIKNKTIYTIVTKPVRMTEVILGRVFGFVGVGTLMIVPMAIASYFFVTGDLDHVHEIETTAVLSDDTVVGQTTDERGHRHSFTLDSDGLGATDTQRGHQHAVIRDGDTIRVGSAQGMLRARVPVYGEMEFFDRSGRHADKGINVGYEDRKGGFGSAGLSRLVNTGGTQARRIEHGYVEGASLSRAEYTFSDVTEDKYPEGIPIEFTLRAFRSLKGDIITGVQGTLTVQHPTKPIESNPFRFEVKEFQVDDQFIPLEMEGTNITETGTLSLYKDLVDENGQVKIVVRCIDPGQYLGMTQSDLYLKPAENSFAWNLTKGFISIWLQMVLIISFGVMFSTFLNGSVAMLATFICVVLGFSAESIYEARFYQVVGRSMGGGPVESVVRLLRQDAFTTELDVESAPKMIIQGVDSVIMYCLDLIATALPNLPKMMQTAEFVASGFDVLGGLLARHVATTLCYLIMTCIIAYFFLKTREIAA
- a CDS encoding IRE (iron responsive element); the protein is MNRNAAWRRKMIYLGIIVVMLLPLYLLGQPATGSTTGGAGGSLARLQDELNLSVADLGEIDPASESMKLATLGMRGVAATVLWQKSHDYQRYQEWDRLSATLNQIALLQPHFEKVWEYQAHNLSYNVSVEFDDYRQRYKWVKQGTDFLTRGVKLNRREPRLVWFTGWFYGQKIGMSDEKTQFRELFRNDEAFHEKILNDGIGINGPDARGPDGKPDNWLVGRLWLYRGYDLVDSGVPLINKSPLTFYDIGPKWRIRFADAIEDEGTLDESAKFAWQAAKKDWDSFGQRDIETTEGFTIKLGSVETSRLRVADIERQFDELTGNRREEIRKQRFGELSQEVQDAFNTPDEEKTPEQYRMVFENTAKLAASMKEVALELEKSKQLTGLRLAEEYATADRYAKKVEAYRRQTNYPYWEGRCIAEQDDRTIDARRFVMEANELLDEAELDQAIEKFDLAWAAWASVYEDHPLLVSDESAMDLMTSIRRYARMLDEEDLPDDFPLTVFVELQNEDNEDADEYSRRYAAWKEKRAADKADKPSEEKPADPAKEEPADKPVKSDTGKADDADMKDDASEDKKPADKKPADEKPADEKPADEKPADEKPADEKPADEKPADEKPADEKPADEKPADEKPADE
- a CDS encoding sulfatase-like hydrolase/transferase, with product MQRRPIRWMLLSLFFTPWLAAAGADDSGSTKPNIILVMADDQGWGDMAYNGHPIVKTPNFDDAAATGLRFDRFYAAAPVCSPTRASVLTGRHPNRSGVFQWGFPLRPQEITIAEALKKAGYTTGHFGKWHLGSVRSGSPANPTAHGFDEWFSAPNFYDNDAIMSHRGKAVKTVGESSAIAVDAAMQWIDDVREKPEPFLAVVWFGSPHVPHQAAPEDSALYKDQSKRMREFLGEVTGMDRAFGKLRDGLGERGLRENTILWYCSDNGALPRVGSSGGHRGLKGKVYDGGLLVPAILEWPTKIPRPRTTSVRCNTTDIYPTLLDVAGVKMEGQPVVDGISLLPLIEEKVTERVKPMGFWNYAIKGIITPSAAWMGELFAAQQAGGDLPPDPASANVATLPTEPIVHAEGHSAWIDGDWKLHRIETDGKAKLELYDLATDPKEEDDLYAKQSKNPRVVEMQQALESWLTSVEASYLGKDY
- a CDS encoding PSD1 and planctomycete cytochrome C domain-containing protein; the protein is MNPQSGEMDVHNGKTQIGLIVMAIAFWGSADAAEVTPDQADFFETKIRPVLVKQCYGCHSNESGNARGGLRLDTRELTHIGGSSGPAIVPGDLDGSLLFNALTHQDFVMPPRSEMLPESVIEDFRKWIEMGAPDPRTGAVTEIRSSIDAEQIQQAKAEFWAYQKPARRPAPNTDGDWSLTDIDRWIEAELTENELAPASDASAYTVARRLYFDLIGLPPTAEQIADFQKAWDRDPTAAIAAATDQLLQSPQFGERWGRHWLDVARYAESSGRGVNMTYPQAWRYRDYVIDSFNNDKPYDRFVQEQLAGDLLPVSSDQQWAENLIATSFLAMGPKNVNQRNGTQFAADLVDEQIDVTTRVLIGTSIACARCHDHKFDPIPQTDYYALVGIFGNMSTYFGAPASSIGIARGLQTQQTSNLLRLPIDDPNPFEKDLSATELETMRERLASLSTELRETRMNQRRPGATQVPISRIVRMTGEIEYLSAKLGGYDPQGQPISFCMGVQAKEQPKEVRLLVRGEIDQPAQVVAPGFPQVLSDAPASIAEGSTGRLEFARWITDRDHPLTARVMANRIWQHLLGQGIVGSPENFGSTGSPPTHPELLDHLALEFVEAGWSVKSLIRQIVTSRVYRIDSSFDRTSFEKDPENKLLWRANMRRLDAEAIRDAMLFVSGKIDLQRPPASLVAESGYMRVRDGNLVNLFDLAANPSRGGMGSGMAMGMADGSMRDRFRSQRRGRFGGNRERGGMAQATLPTPGTDRLDMASAEYRSVYLPVVRDEVPRALAVFDFAEPSMVVGQRETSSTPNQALFLMNNPFVTAQADALARRVVEEASTPAARLYRAFELCFGRSPNATEVSAVRQFLEDFEDVQTLRGRGLAMTALCQSLLASADFRYID